The sequence below is a genomic window from Sebastes fasciatus isolate fSebFas1 chromosome 18, fSebFas1.pri, whole genome shotgun sequence.
acacacacacacactctctcccaaCACACACGCattcccccctctccctcttcctctcagcGTCTCACTCTGATCCAGTGCTGAgtttacctacctacctgcctagCTTGCTCGCAGGGGAGTCCTGAGAGAGCGTGTCAGACAGAAAGTGTGTCTAAGAGAAGAGGGGGTTGGGGGTGGCGatggggagggggtggggggccAACCAGCGTTCCCTTATATGCAGAGGGAGGCGGTGAGTAGAGGGGAGGGTAGAGGACACACGGCGCTCCTGTATTCCCATAGATAcagaggagggatttctattgCAGCCTTGCAaagatgggagagagagagagagagagagagagagggagggatggagacagagagagagcatcatATTTCAGCGATGTTGAGTCAGCATGTGAATGTGATGCATGTGTTGATACGAGTTGGAAATATTTTAGAGGGCATGTTCTTATTATGGGTAGTTATGGATTAAAAAAGAGGCTGCGAATGTGTCCGTGCGTTGTGCTGTCTAAGAAAACATCAAGACTAGAAAGTTCTCCTGGTTTGTTATTTAATCAGTGGATGTCAGAGATGAGAGGCtcaaatgtttaatgtgtagCCATGAATCAGATTCACTAACACTGgagttgaaaaatatttttttaacaggtTTGATTTTACAGTTCATTTCTATAAGTAACCTCTAACTGagtaaaaaaatgtatgtcaaCAATAATGACCTTGTTTTTGTACAatggcgtattagggccattgtaggttaaacaaataataattatggAGCCGgaggaggggggtaatattcagagacaaattttaaataatttagatTAAAGTCGtcaatttacaagaaaaaaaacaaactcaaatcagtgttttgttttcttctgaataGGTCCAATTCACGGCAATGTCTCTTCAAAGTTCAGATGCCTATGATAATATGATGATTCTGCGTTAATGtgcttatcataaagtgggcatgtctgtaaaggggagactcgtgggtacccatagaacccgttttcattcacatatcttgaggtcagaggtcaaggggacccctttgaaaatggccatgccagtttttcctcaccaaaatttagcttaagtttggagagttatttatcCTCTTCTCCGACAACCTAGCAcgatggttggtatcaatggattccttaagtttaaCAAGTTTCAtaagatgccagtatcttccctctagctttaaaattgagcccagtacaacttaaaaatcacaagttgcgttacagaaattagtggaattaaaatgaatttgcgttatcggGCATAATACATGGCTAGAGGTGGCGGCTGTGGAGTGATGAGGTTGACCCGACCTTGTAAAGTGAAGCGATGTGTTCcgtgacaacaacaaaaaatcgtgtttttttgttttgcaaatgtatgacTATGAATCTCTGaaattctgatatttttttcctcaaaatatttttatatgattaaatattacattattatttgactCTAGTCAAAAGTAATAATCAAATGAGCCTTAGGAGAGATGGGATTGGCCTCACAGGACAACAACTACCACATAGTTTAGGCAGTCTCTGAGTTTAATACTTGTTTCCGTCACTGACATCTCACACTTCTCTGAACAGGCCTAGAGGGGTGAAAAAGACCATCCATCTGGCGCTCCATGGTTACAACAACAGAGTAGAGGAAACAAATATTGTTACAGTACAACTTcctgcatatttttttattcataatttcatttgtttttctagACCTTAATCTCTCTACCTTCACTTAAAATAATTTCAAATCTGTATTTAGGACAATCTATGGTTGCAGGTAAACGCTATTACCCCACAGTCTAAATAAACACAAGAAACAATATCACAGTTAAGTAAATGACAAtgggtctaaaaaaaaaaaagaatagtgCTTCCTCTGTTGTTTTTAAAGGACCTGCACGAGCTAaagaagtgaaaacacctgtgaaaCAAAGGTATGTTGGACCTTCAATATGTGTATTATGACAGCAATatttctggatttttttcttctgaGGACACTGAAAAGAGCTACATTTATTAATTCCCTCTTTCACTGGAATTTCCAAACCTGTGTGGAGACGCTGAGATGCTTTTAACCGTGACAATCATATAGCCATTTTGTCATAATGTGTGTCAAGTCATTGAGCATAGCTATAGTAGGCTAAATACTGCAGTCTGCTACAAACATTTGTCAGGATAAAACCTAAACAAACTGCGTAAAATAAGCGAGTCGGCAAGACTTTGTTTCTTAGTGAGCATGAGCAGAACCCGCAGCAGCACATGCATACACAATGGTGCTAAATGAAGGGAAAATTATGGGTttgatttttatctttttttgtttttggataGATAAAAACATTCCGATGACGTGACTTCTTCCATTAAATGAACAATAAATAgatggggttgggggggggggggagattcATATATTCCAACACACATCCGTACAGTGTACTTCATTACTTTAAAAAGGAACCTAAAATGGATCTTGAGGTATGGCCGACTCAAAGTCATTGATTCTTGTGCAATAACGGACAAAACCATTTGATCGTTCACTAACCATTACCGCCGACTGAAAACAAACCACACTGTCATCATTGGCTCAGTATAACACACTAACAATGAGGCATCaatgtcatttattttctcCAACATGGAGTTTCTTGAGAGGACATGTTTGTCTTTTCTCCTGCTCGGTTTCCTTCACTTTcacctctcattctctctctctctctctgtgtgtgtgtggatatccCAGGCTTCTTGCAGTTTCCCCAATATGGGAAAGTTTCTCTTTCATCACAGACTGTTGGCTAGGACAAGCCTCATTCCTTCCCTTCTTATGACTCACATGCCTGGATTATTTTGGACCGTCTTTTTTATCGTTCATCGCCCTGAGCGGCAGTTCATCAGCCCTCACTTCTTGTAGCTCTTGGGGGGAGTCTTGTCCCAGCCTGCTTCAGGTTCAGGATCCAGAAACCAGGTGTTCAGTTGAATCCTAGACCTGCGCCTTTGGGTCTCTGTGAGGCTCGAATGGGCTCGGTGATGCCCCTGCCCTCTGGTCCCAGGCCCATCCCCGGGTTCCAGCCCATGCTCTGCAACATGCGGCTCCCCATGTTCGAGTCGGGAATGGGAGGCGCGTTCTCCCCGACCACTCCTGAAAAGAGAGGTCACAGGTTagactagaattaccgcctcgtggtTATATGCCTCTGCCAACTGGCTGCAGTTTACAATCCGtccgtccaaaatgtcatcacttcttGATTTTATCCTGTTGGACATTTCTGTGAAATGCTCACATtaagcatatgaattcttgagttatggctaaaaacatgttttgtgaggtcacagtgagcTTTGACCACTAAATTCTAAAATCGAGTCCaaatggatgtttgtgccaaatttgaagaaattctctccaggcgttcctgagatatattgcattcacaagaatgggatggatgtgaggtcacagtgacctttgaccactaaaaccttatcagttcatctttgagtccaagtggccAAATCTGAAGTAAATTCcgtccaggcgttcctgagatatcacgttcacgagaacGGTACGGACctgaagtcacagtgaccttgacctttgacctccaaattctaatcagttcttCCTGCAGTCCAAGTGgatgccaaatttgaagacatttccctcaagGCGTTTCTCAGATATGGCATTCACGAGAACGGGACGgacagacaacccgaaaacataacgCCATAACGTTGCTGATGCAGAGGCGAGATATCAACAGCTTGTGTGTAAGAGTACATATCTACAATATGGTTCCAGTTGgtcgattttttaaagcctgaaaacagagccatgaggaggtgcagaagtctagttatctctcagaacacttgcattacaatatgctgaaaggttattatggaatttttgcccaatgatgccaaaaatattctgcctactgccacttaaatcgatcaagaaaataaattaaaaataacttcaCTAATTTGTGATCCTGTCTCCTCTGAACACCTTCGATACATCTTTGAATAATAGAAATGTAATCATGTAATCGGCTTCGCCACAAATTTTCCAGTCCTGAAATAAAACTACATCCAGTGAGGGGAAAATACGCCCACGTCTGTCTCAAACAGACCGGTCACTTTGTCCTCGGACTTCCTGGAAGTTCACAGTCTAGTCACAGACGCCGACCTATTACCCCTTTTAATCCCGTCTTGATTTGTATGGAAGAACAGGGCAAAGCCGCACGCTCGTTTACACACACGATGGTTGAGTCCCAGGTGGGTTCGAGCCAAATTGTCAGGACATGAATTTGGCAGGCCCTCTGTTGCCTCCGCCCCGCTGCGAGGTCGGCACCTGCTGTTCCTGAGCAGTGCGCCCTTGTCTGGAGAGAGTAGCTAATGTGTTTGATATTTGCAACGCATCGCTGAACTTAGTTATGTGTTGGGTCGGGGGATGAATAAAGAAACGGAGAGCACAACTAAAGGAAAAAGCTGGTACTCCATTGTGCAAACAGTTCTGGTGTCGTAGTCTAAATCAGGATCAAAATGGCCTTCAGACTACATGTATTATAATGGGAGTTTGATCAAACAGTATTAGGCTTTGCCACCTCGTCCTTCCTCCTCCAGAAGCATCAACTGGCCCAGAGGTAAAGAGAGGGAtctgggggagggagggggtgatGCATAAGTGTTACTAGCCAAGAGTTAATCCAGTATCTCTGCTCTGACAGCATGGCTAGCCAGCTGACTCTTGTCCAACGAAGCTTAGGAAGAAAGGGGGTTAAGAGCTAAAGCACGGTTTAATaatgggagaggaggagagagggagcaaTATGAAGGATGTGGGACTCCCTTCTCTCAAttcattcttttaaaaatgCGTAGTGAAACCCTCATTTTTCATCCCGGTCCCTCGTGTCTACGTCAGTGTTATGTGCGAGACAGAAGGAAAAGCAGGCTGGTGAGCATACTGAGCTCAACCGAGAGGGGCAGGGAAAACAGGCGAGGAAAGTGAGAGCCaagaatacaataaaaaaaggggGCAGTTGATAAAAAGTGCCAGATGGTGCGTCAGGTGTAGCTGGGTCCAATACCTGAGGGGGCGGCGGAACCGAGGGGGGCTGCTTTTCGCCTCCGCTTGACATCCCCTGTACACAGAGAGCCGAGGTGCCCGCTGGTCTGTCTGCAAAACCAGCCAAGCAAGACAAAAATATGGGAGCATTAGTTTTAGCACAAACAACACCTTGGAAACTACTTTTTTCATTTAGGAAAAATACCATTAAACAATGTGAAACCAGTGGGGAGTTGCGTCGATGAGACTGCAGCAGAGATAAAAGCAGGTACTAAATGAAATTAGTTTCGGTCATAAATCACTAGTGTTTTaagttaaactgtttttttctcacCTGCTGGCTGTTTTTACTGAACAGCTCCTCCGATGCCCTCTGTCTGACCGTGGGTCCCAATGCAACTGAAGTGGCAGTGAgggaaagaagaggaaaaactaAAGTTAATGCTCAAGCAGTCAGTAAGACAGCTTTGCAATAACACAACACTAGTGTGTTTAAGAGCAACCACATGGGTCTTTGTAATAGATCTAAACTTTGCATTTGAGAAGGGAATAAAATGAGGTAAAGAAACATGGCTCACCTGTCCGTGTTCTCTCCTCGAGCCCGAGCTAAACCAAGGCCTGTTGGAGACATAATAGTGTTATTAAGGCCCTCAAATTCCCCTCAAGGCAGCAGAAATCAGACTACTATTATATCATCATGTCCCTTGTCCATCACAGAAACTTTTGCAGGAACCTTTTAGACTTTAACTGGGGAACCTCACTTTCATTTGGACTGCAGGAACTTAGTTGGAGTTTAATACTTTTAATTGATTAAGGACAAATGTGGAACCGGTAACATGAAAATGATGAAATCAATCATTTTCATATTATCTGTGTTCCAGTTCACTTTGCTTTTATACTAATTTAAGACCgtttaattgtatgtttttgttttatctaaCCCTGCTGTCTGCAAACTAACAAATTGGTGTACAAGACAATTAAATCTAAATTGATTTTAGAGGAAAACAGTGGCTTGCAAGTCGCTACTTTTCTCAGTCTCAAACACTTTATTTGTACAAACACCTTTccttaaataaaaaattcaacTCAAAGTGCTACAATTATAAGAGCATATTAAAaagaaactagaattaccgccttgcggttgtatgcctccgccaaccagtcaagttgcagtttacatccatgtctgtccaaaatgtcatcacttcatcatttaatCCTGTTAAACATTTGTacgaaattgtcataattagcatatgaattcttgagttatggccatgGTTGTAGTGACgttgaccttttgacctttgaccacgaAAATCGGTTCATCCTCGCGTCGAAGTGGACGTTTGTactaaaatctttaaaaaaattccctcaaggcgttcctgagatatcgtatTCATGACGACGGCTGTCGCCGGCGCCGACGCATAAAAATATGAACAACAAGGACAAGAAAAGACACTGAAAAGATAGATAGCGGAACAGTCAGAATTAATAGCAACTTTAAAAAAGATGGGGACTCACTCGTGGGAGTCCTGGACTTGTCTTCCCAGTCTGTCGTTGAAGCCTTGGCTGGAGCTGCCTGCCTGAGACGCCTGCTGGTTTCCATGGAGACGACTCAGCCTGGCCTGAAACCCTGACAAACACAGGACGGGTTCGATGAAACTCAGGACATTATTTAACTGATAAGTTTAGATTGACCATTTTAACATTTACGTGCAGCACAGTCCTTTGGGATTCAACACATTGTGCCTACTGGTACACAATAAGGTGGCCACTGAGGATGGACTGTATTCTGTGAGGTACTGGGATATTTATGTCAAAAATGATCAGGTATGTATAATAGATTTTTTCTATTTAGTCCTGCTTGCTAAAGCCGTAGCTAGAAGATTCCCTATATTAACTATACAACAGCATTTTATATTCATACTGCTGAACATTGTCTTGATTAGTGTTTGCCTCCTAGTGGTCATGAGTGAGACTGCAACAACAACTACATTATAAAATGTATGTACCTAATCTAACCATATACACTCCCATTGTATCATCTTCATTTATTCTCAAAATTTGTACGAGCCACGTTCAAAAGACATTTATTATAGTATGTCTgagtttctaaaaaaaaaatgacactgCTGTTTTTAAGTATAGCGTCTGATTTTTTCCAGCCTACCTCTCTGTGCTCCAGAGCTCATGAGAGGGAAGGATCCAGTGAGGATGCTGTTGAAGACCGGGTCAGCTAGGTCTAGCTCCTCTGACCCCGTGTCCCTCTCCCACCATGGAACCACTCCTGCTATCCCACACGCACCTCCGGGCCCTGAACCAGAGCCTGGATCGCCCTCATAGAACCAGTCGCTCTGCTCGTCGTCAgctggaagagagaggaaaatgTGACCGTTGTTTTGGACTGATAAAAAGGAAGCTCTACTGTGGCTACACCTGTATAAAACCACCTGATGTGACATGAGAACTTGCTCACGCGAGTGTTCAGCCTCATCTAAAAGCAATTCATCTGCAGTGTGCATATAGGCATTTaaaacagcagacagaaaaTTGAAAAAGTAGCCACAACCAAGGCATAACAATCATTATCAGGTCACACTTCTTTTGAGTTTTCACCAATAGTTTTAAACCTATCCGAGTATGTACCTTGCCTCCCCTCATCATTGGTGTAGAGGCCTCCATCACTGCTGTTACTGACACTGCTGGTCTCACTGAAAAAGAAAGAGTAGAAGATGGAAATGCAAACCCCTGTATTTCCATTAAACAACAGAAGCCAAGGTTTTTAAATGTTGTCTAAACACAAGCAGCCATGAAAGGCCATCTGCCTAAAAAACATTAGTCTGAAATTAgcaaaattttaatttaaaaatcagGAACTTTCCGATCAGTTAGTAAACAAGATGATAAAACTGATCAAAAATTCTATGCCATGTTATTGATACTCGATGCAACAGatacagaaaaaaagtgttGATGTTTGATACCCAGCTTTACCTATTGGCCTACAGTGTCACTCATAAATACAGCATACagaagcagagaaagaggagTTGCAACATCTGGAAACACGGAggataaaaaagacaaaagtcaAAACACTAACCACCTGTCACTCATGTCCTCATCCGAGCCCTTCTGCTCCTCCAACTCCATTTTGTCCTTGGACCCTTCCGTTGGAGAAGAAATGAGGTCCTCActctccaccaccaccccttCATCTGTAGCCTCCATTCCCAGCCTGTGGGGAGCcattttcctcttcttcacccTGTTCTTTCCTCCCCCTGGCCCTAGCAGTACACCTCCACACACCTCCATGGCACCCCTGCCCTCGCCGGCGCCCAGTCTGTGCGGCCTGGCGCCAGCGCGGGCTTTGGGAACTGGTGGGGGCCCTAGCATGGTGCAGGAGGGGGGTTCTGGTTCTGCAGGTGGGTCTACGGCCATACGTTTGACCTTTCGTCTCCGTCTGAGGCTGCGAGTTCCCTCTGAGGACCCGAGGCCGCCCAAGTCCTCTGGCCAAAGCGGACGCTTGCTCCGTCCAGTGTCAGCTGTTAAGACAGAGCGCCGTTTGGGGCCAAGTTGTTCATCCGAGTCGCTGTTGTCACGGGCATGGCTGTTGGCAGCGGAGACACCCCCAGTGCTGGCACGGTAGTCCTGCAACAAACGTCATGGTAAATATCAGCAGTGATTCGGAGGCTAAATTAAGAAACACAAGCAAACTTGAGGATGTTGATAAggccatatttatttttttatttgctgcCAAGTCTGTTTCATAACACATACACACCATAAGAATACATCCAAGCAGCACATTAATTTAATGGAATACACACATGTAGGCTACTTATAGTCAGATCTATCGTgttctagatggggcagtgatattatgaacctgttcatttacacattcacacagtctgCGATTTTTTgacagctgtccttcctgcatttggcagtttttggattatgactttaacttcttactatttgtgtaatattacctTACGAATCGCGCACCAAGCACTGATtagtcagtaggcggtgcttttacgCGAGCTGATCTGTGATCTCGAACATAGCCTGCTCCAGAGCAGCATacgttaccatggcgatctaccccggcaagaagtgaaccaccattGTAGGATGGAAAGCCCAgggttaaacctgaagttacctcgctaaccccaaagtAGGACAAAAAGTAGTACCAATTCCATCCGTCATGCTCAATCTAatgacaacatatttttttgcaagttttcccATTTTTTGCGCTGCTCAAAAGAACAGGGTGTACAAGACAACAACATGTCTTAAGAATGTCTTAAGTGTTTTGCTCAAGGCCCTGTCAGATGGTGTGTGGCCATTTTTATCTGACAGGTCCTGGGTGGAGAACTGTCTGTGTATCCACCAAATGATTGTCCTCCATCCACTCATCTCACCTTGTGTTCCTCCACACTGGACTCTGAGCCCTCACTGAGGTGGCCGGTCTCCCAAGGCGGGTGTGGGTTGTCCGAGCGTCGCTTTCTGCCCCTCCTCTTCCGAGCCTGCCTCTTCAGCAGACAGCCCACGGCCAGCGCATGGTCTCCTCCATCGCCAAAACCACCACGGGCAGCTTGCTCAGAGCTCTCCTCGAGCGCTGACACCAGGTCATGGACAAGCTCGTCCATCGTCCGGCGAAAGTGCCTTGAGgtggaggaaaaagaggagttACATTGCTGATCTCCTTGTTCCATATTCGACCTATCGAACACTTCGATCCTCTAATCTCGGCCTTTTATCCATCCCCCGCtcaaactgtaaaacaaaaggtgatcggGCCTTTTCTGTCTTAGCCCAAACTCTCTGGAATCACCTCCCCCCAAATCTATTagagctgctgaatctctgTACTGTTTTAAGCGGCTTCTAAAAACCCATCTCTATAGGCaagcctttctataggcctcatccacatgtgtttgtttttgtttgatctgtttctcactgtttctgtgtgtcatattgtaatttttccttgttttttttcattgattgatgtttcttcttgtgtgtgaagcactttgtaatggtgtgttttaaaaggtgctatataaataaagctttactgaCTTACTTACTATTTTACAGATTTAGATTAAAAGCACTCAAGAATGCaaacttgtgttttatttatatcagcagtgtgtgtgcaggacaATATGGGTGCATGGAGACACTGAGtacaaatataatatcaatatcatgtgcaatactactttttacattctcatgtgcaatatcactgttcattgtgtgcaatattaatgtccaacatgtgcaatattacttatttttctgggtttttttagcttactttaccttttttatttgacttatctcatcttatttactcattttactaaatgtatcttacttaattgttattctattaggcactggtgctagaaatagtacttttttattttatacacttgaacttgttgttatttggttgtatttttgagcaagctctggcacaagaatttccttcgggattaataaagttatatcttatctcatcttattGTCGTATCAGGCATTAAAtagacatagatagatagatagatagatagataattatTCGCATTTTTTACTCATTATTCATCTCTTTTACGTCGAGCAAAGTTGTATGCAACACCCACTGAGTTCATTGCAGTAATACTCACCTTAACAAACCTCCAGAAGTCTGATCTAACAGCCTGTAATGTCGTTACTAGCACTGACATCACTCTTCTTCAGGTAGCTAGTTATTAGCTTCatgagctaacgttagcttgctaGTTAACTAACAACAAACAGTTAACTACAAGATAACAAACTATCACTAAAAGAAGATAATTAACTATCTATCATTAAGATCACAGCTTTAAAGTGTGGTCATTTAAACGGCTGTCATCGAAAGTAAACAACGAAGAACTACCCGTCAGTTGAGTTAGCATAGCTAGCCAGTTAGCATAGCTAGCCAGTTAGCACAGCTAGCCAGTTAGCATAGCTAGCCAGTTAGCACAGCTAGCCAGTTAGCATAGCTAGCTTCAGCTCTCTAGCTAGAGTTGAACAATAGTGTAACAGTGATTTCAGACTTCACCTACCAGCCGGTTCCCGCTTTGCCGATGGTTTTTAGATTCGCTGCACGGAACATTAATGCCCTCCAAAAGGCCAGATACCTTCAGCCAGAAACTACGGACAAACAGTTACACACCACAGACaccatgctaacacactaaagcTAACGATCAGCTAGCTGCTGGATCAATATGCGACAAGAGGAGGACAGTGAACGCATCAAGAGGTGCCTTCATGTGCTGCAGGAACATTTGGAACTGGCGTTTTGTGACATGAGGGCACAGCAAGCATTAGCcaagtaatataataataataataataataataataataataataataataataaaaatacatttatttatatagcacttctcaaaacagatgttacaaagtgcttcacaagacaataaaagcagataaataaagtaaaagatatggttACTGTTACAACAGAACATCAGGCAATAAAAGcatataaataaagtaaaatatatggTAACTGTTACAACAgaacatcagacaataaaagcatataaataaagtaaaatatatggtaactgttaaaacagaacaacAGACAATAAAAGTAGAtagagtaaaaacaaatatggtaactgttaaaacaacatcagacaataaaagcatataaatagagtaaaatatATGGTTACTGTTACAAACACTGTTAGTTGATGAAAGTAGACCGTTGTTTATCACAGGAAATATGACAAAGAGGATGCATCTTGTTTctggatatatatatagttataatCTAAGACACATGAAGTGTAACAACCTAGGTATGTCTTAATATATCGGAGTTTAAATGTAGCAAGTGAACGCAACGCTAAGTCCCCcatgtatttacatttttgacCACTGGAGTGCAGTGTAGACTGTTATTGAAAAGGCTTCGCTGTAGAGGAGGATGCCGTGGTTGCAAGCAGTCAGCTGGCCTATCAAATATACCAAAGGTCACCAGGTCAAACACATCAGTGGCAACAGTGTCATATTAATTACAGGGTCACTGGAAGTGTTTCTGAGTGCCAGGGAGACTTGGACTTCATCCCATGTGACAGGTGTTTCTGAATGTCAGTGACAGCCGTGGTCAACAGCAACAACGGGGGTCCCTGTCACTGCGTTAACTAATGGAAATTTACACATTCAAAAAACTGTTAGGTATGCATTGGGAGGGGGAGCTCAGTGCCAACTTAAGTCATATGTGACTGCTGTGTGGTcaagtgtgactgtgtgtgtttctgaagtCAACTTAGACTAACATTCTGACAAACAATCCTAACAGGTGTCCCCTTCCTCAAATACCTAAAATGTCAGAGGGTCTCGTGGATGATGACCACTCCAGGACAGTCTCACGTTTCTGACCAAGGGGCCCAGATAAATTTAGTAAGACGCTGTCCACTTCAGACGGCAGTCAGACACTTGACATGTTCACAGAGTGAAGACGCTATAGACTGGACCGGACTTGTTGGCGTTTCACACATCTGTTGAGAAGGTAGCACAGATCAGAGACCTGCAGCTGGGATCATCAACCACATTAtggaatcatgacatcagcagAGGATGACGAAGAGTTTGATGAGGCTGTTGAGCGCTATGTCCACGAAACCAGCTGGAACTGGGTAAAGTAAAGCATCTGCATGtgtggaagaaaaaaatatgaattctg
It includes:
- the gpatch2 gene encoding G patch domain-containing protein 2 isoform X1, which encodes MFRAANLKTIGKAGTGWHFRRTMDELVHDLVSALEESSEQAARGGFGDGGDHALAVGCLLKRQARKRRGRKRRSDNPHPPWETGHLSEGSESSVEEHKDYRASTGGVSAANSHARDNSDSDEQLGPKRRSVLTADTGRSKRPLWPEDLGGLGSSEGTRSLRRRRKVKRMAVDPPAEPEPPSCTMLGPPPVPKARAGARPHRLGAGEGRGAMEVCGGVLLGPGGGKNRVKKRKMAPHRLGMEATDEGVVVESEDLISSPTEGSKDKMELEEQKGSDEDMSDRCETSSVSNSSDGGLYTNDEGRQADDEQSDWFYEGDPGSGSGPGGACGIAGVVPWWERDTGSEELDLADPVFNSILTGSFPLMSSGAQRGFQARLSRLHGNQQASQAGSSSQGFNDRLGRQVQDSHEPWFSSGSRREHGQLHWDPRSDRGHRRSCSVKTASRQTSGHLGSLCTGDVKRRRKAAPLGSAAPSGVVGENAPPIPDSNMGSRMLQSMGWNPGMGLGPEGRGITEPIRASQRPKGAGLGFN
- the gpatch2 gene encoding G patch domain-containing protein 2 isoform X3; this encodes MDELVHDLVSALEESSEQAARGGFGDGGDHALAVGCLLKRQARKRRGRKRRSDNPHPPWETGHLSEGSESSVEEHKDYRASTGGVSAANSHARDNSDSDEQLGPKRRSVLTADTGRSKRPLWPEDLGGLGSSEGTRSLRRRRKVKRMAVDPPAEPEPPSCTMLGPPPVPKARAGARPHRLGAGEGRGAMEVCGGVLLGPGGGKNRVKKRKMAPHRLGMEATDEGVVVESEDLISSPTEGSKDKMELEEQKGSDEDMSDRCETSSVSNSSDGGLYTNDEGRQADDEQSDWFYEGDPGSGSGPGGACGIAGVVPWWERDTGSEELDLADPVFNSILTGSFPLMSSGAQRGFQARLSRLHGNQQASQAGSSSQGFNDRLGRQVQDSHEPWFSSGSRREHGQLHWDPRSDRGHRRSCSVKTASRQTSGHLGSLCTGDVKRRRKAAPLGSAAPSGVVGENAPPIPDSNMGSRMLQSMGWNPGMGLGPEGRGITEPIRASQRPKGAGLGFN
- the gpatch2 gene encoding G patch domain-containing protein 2 isoform X2 translates to MFRAANLKTIGKAGTGWHFRRTMDELVHDLVSALEESSEQAARGGFGDGGDHALAVGCLLKRQARKRRGRKRRSDNPHPPWETGHLSEGSESSVEEHKDYRASTGGVSAANSHARDNSDSDEQLGPKRRSVLTADTGRSKRPLWPEDLGGLGSSEGTRSLRRRRKVKRMAVDPPAEPEPPSCTMLGPPPVPKARAGARPHRLGAGEGRGAMEVCGGVLLGPGGGKNRVKKRKMAPHRLGMEATDEGVVVESEDLISSPTEGSKDKMELEEQKGSDEDMSDSETSSVSNSSDGGLYTNDEGRQADDEQSDWFYEGDPGSGSGPGGACGIAGVVPWWERDTGSEELDLADPVFNSILTGSFPLMSSGAQRGFQARLSRLHGNQQASQAGSSSQGFNDRLGRQVQDSHEPWFSSGSRREHGQLHWDPRSDRGHRRSCSVKTASRQTSGHLGSLCTGDVKRRRKAAPLGSAAPSGVVGENAPPIPDSNMGSRMLQSMGWNPGMGLGPEGRGITEPIRASQRPKGAGLGFN